The proteins below are encoded in one region of Amycolatopsis magusensis:
- a CDS encoding DsbA family oxidoreductase codes for MPRPQVDPGRIVVYTDIACAWSTVTIVRLLRARDEAGLADRVRLDHRVFLLEDVNEFPIPKGFLDSEIPVVGALEPGFGWKTWQGDPADWPVTTAPANEAVHAAKTQSPLAAEQLDLALRQALFRDSRCISLRHEILAVAKECPAVDAGELARALDDGRARGHMMADYHANRELVQGSPHLFFADGYDVHNPGIEFHWEGEPGSGFPVVDKDDPAVFDELVQRAARL; via the coding sequence ATGCCACGACCGCAGGTGGACCCGGGCCGGATCGTCGTCTACACCGACATCGCCTGCGCCTGGTCGACCGTGACCATCGTGCGGCTCCTGCGAGCCAGGGACGAGGCCGGGCTCGCTGACCGCGTCCGGCTCGACCACCGGGTGTTCCTGCTGGAGGACGTCAACGAGTTCCCGATCCCCAAGGGGTTCCTCGACTCCGAGATCCCCGTGGTCGGCGCGCTGGAACCCGGATTCGGCTGGAAGACCTGGCAGGGTGATCCGGCGGACTGGCCGGTGACCACCGCGCCGGCGAACGAAGCCGTGCACGCGGCCAAGACGCAGTCACCGCTGGCGGCCGAGCAGCTGGACCTGGCGCTGCGGCAGGCGTTGTTCCGGGACAGTCGCTGCATTTCGCTGCGGCACGAGATACTCGCCGTCGCCAAGGAGTGCCCGGCGGTCGACGCCGGTGAACTCGCGCGCGCCCTCGACGACGGGCGGGCCCGGGGGCACATGATGGCCGACTACCACGCCAATCGGGAGCTGGTGCAGGGCAGCCCGCACCTGTTCTTCGCCGACGGGTACGACGTGCACAACCCGGGCATCGAGTTCCACTGGGAAGGCGAACCGGGGTCCGGCTTCCCCGTGGTGGACAAGGACGATCCCGCCGTGTTCGACGAACTCGTCCAGCGCGCCGCGCGCCTCTGA
- a CDS encoding choice-of-anchor A family protein, giving the protein MRTRRLALTTAGAAAASCLAVAIVVTPGAAAATLPGGLGPCAGDACPGQHPPVNNGSFAGRDEGINVYVGGDFRVRGAAAEAEGKVVVLGAFDLAKRAGGSAVYNVGIAGVGSRVPPPDGADFLTTGGDLTVAGGQRLLADGGVVRHAGNRSGTVTGTVKPDPDAAEPYAGLRAELRLASQCYARQDDEPRPATGTARNEGHRTLFTGDGKSALQVFTVDFDLTGRGGGMQGIEFQGVPAGATVLVNLVGAARTINTYTGDLADQEPLNQLRPRLLWNFPDATSVRIAGGAQFQGSVLIGNPGSLTTVTASGVNGRFFTTGGLLHTSEDSGGGGQEIHAYPFDGDLPDCLTQPTTTTTAPTTTTATTSSTSQTSGGFVPEPTTTSTHEQPVATRPSGGRPLAATGADVGGLLTAGVFLLVLGTALVAVTIRRKRS; this is encoded by the coding sequence ATGCGCACCCGGCGGCTCGCCCTCACCACTGCCGGCGCTGCCGCCGCTTCGTGCCTGGCGGTGGCCATTGTGGTCACTCCCGGTGCGGCCGCCGCCACCCTGCCGGGTGGGCTGGGGCCGTGCGCCGGCGACGCCTGCCCCGGCCAGCACCCACCGGTGAACAACGGGTCGTTCGCCGGTCGTGACGAGGGCATCAACGTCTACGTCGGCGGCGATTTCCGGGTGCGGGGCGCCGCGGCGGAAGCCGAGGGGAAAGTGGTCGTCCTCGGTGCCTTCGACCTGGCGAAGCGCGCCGGTGGCTCCGCGGTGTACAACGTCGGCATCGCCGGAGTCGGCTCCCGTGTGCCACCACCGGACGGCGCGGACTTCCTCACCACCGGCGGGGACCTGACCGTCGCAGGTGGACAGCGGCTGCTCGCCGACGGCGGAGTCGTCCGCCACGCGGGCAACCGCAGCGGAACGGTCACCGGCACCGTGAAGCCCGATCCGGACGCGGCCGAGCCGTACGCCGGTCTGCGCGCGGAACTGCGACTGGCCAGCCAGTGCTACGCCCGCCAGGACGACGAGCCACGGCCCGCCACGGGCACGGCACGCAACGAGGGCCACCGGACGTTGTTCACCGGCGACGGGAAGTCTGCGCTTCAAGTGTTCACTGTGGACTTCGACCTCACCGGGCGTGGCGGGGGCATGCAGGGCATCGAGTTCCAGGGTGTCCCGGCCGGGGCGACCGTGCTGGTCAACCTGGTCGGCGCGGCCAGGACCATCAACACCTACACCGGTGACCTCGCCGATCAGGAGCCGCTGAACCAGTTGCGCCCGCGGCTGCTGTGGAACTTCCCGGACGCCACCAGCGTGCGGATCGCCGGGGGCGCGCAGTTCCAGGGCAGTGTGCTGATCGGCAACCCGGGCAGCCTCACCACGGTCACCGCGTCCGGGGTGAACGGCCGGTTCTTCACCACCGGCGGGCTGCTGCACACCTCGGAGGACAGCGGCGGCGGTGGCCAGGAGATCCACGCCTACCCCTTCGACGGGGACCTGCCCGACTGCCTCACCCAGCCCACCACGACCACGACCGCTCCGACCACGACCACGGCCACCACGTCGAGCACCTCGCAGACTTCCGGTGGTTTCGTGCCTGAACCGACCACGACTAGTACCCACGAGCAGCCCGTGGCCACCCGCCCGTCCGGCGGTCGTCCACTGGCCGCGACCGGCGCCGACGTCGGCGGCCTCCTGACGGCTGGCGTGTTCCTGCTCGTCCTCGGCACCGCGCTCGTGGCCGTGACGATCCGCCGGAAGCGGAGCTGA
- a CDS encoding bifunctional nuclease family protein, with translation MVPVRVHGVALLPPDETPVMLLREITGERRWLPIAIGAPEATALVAACQQVVHSRPDTIELIGQVIEVFGHVERVEVTALDSGVFFSDLVLGDGVRVSARPSDAVAIGVRAGVPLEVDEAVLAVASTTFELADDDVEQQIADFRVELDYVSPEDFGDPPTG, from the coding sequence GTGGTTCCAGTGCGCGTGCACGGGGTGGCTCTGCTGCCACCCGACGAGACACCGGTGATGCTGCTGCGCGAGATCACCGGGGAGCGGCGCTGGCTGCCCATCGCGATCGGGGCGCCGGAGGCGACCGCGCTGGTCGCGGCCTGCCAGCAGGTGGTGCACTCCCGGCCGGACACGATCGAGCTGATCGGGCAGGTGATCGAGGTCTTCGGCCACGTCGAGCGGGTCGAGGTGACGGCGCTGGACTCCGGCGTGTTCTTCTCCGACCTGGTGCTCGGCGACGGGGTGCGCGTCTCCGCGCGGCCGAGTGACGCCGTGGCGATCGGGGTCCGGGCCGGGGTGCCGCTCGAGGTGGACGAAGCCGTGCTCGCGGTGGCCTCGACCACCTTCGAACTGGCCGACGACGACGTGGAGCAGCAGATCGCCGACTTCCGCGTGGAACTCGACTACGTCAGCCCCGAGGACTTCGGCGACCCACCGACCGGGTGA